GTCATTGCGAGTCCCGAAGAATCGGGACGTGGCAATCTCTTTACAAAAGGCAAGATTGCGTCGCCTTTGGCTCGCAATGACAACCCTTATTGCTGAGATTTATTATTAATTATAAATTAAAAGACAGATTTCAGACTTTCAATATTCTGCTATGGTTTTTAGAAATGCTGCCATTTTTCAGGCTGTTTTGATATTCAGAAGGGGTTATTTTATATCTCTTGTAAAAACAGGCTGATAGGTAAGATGAGCTGTTAAATCCACATTTAAGGGCTATTTCTGTAATGGACTTATCTCCTGCAAGAAGAAGTTTCTTTGCCATTTCCATGCGTATCTGGTTCAGGTAATCTACAGGTGACGTCCCAATCTCTTGTTTGAATATGCGAGCGAAATGAGAGGGTGACATATATGCAATCTTTGCCATTACTTCAACAGTGATTTTTTTATCAAGATTGGAGTGGAGATATTCGACGACCCTGTCTATTTCTATGCGAGATGATATTCTGTCATTGTCAGGGATAAAATTAAAGATACTCCTGATTACGGTGTGGCATATCTCAAGGCTCAGGCCATGCAGAACAGCCTCGGAGCCTGACATTTTATTATCAGCCTCTATCATGAATCGCTTTAACAACGGTAAAAGATTCGGGGCTACATCATACGATTCTCCATGGAAAACAATACCCTGTTTTATTGGATACTGAGAGAGTTGTTTCTCAAAGAACCCTTTATCTACGAAGATAGCTATATATCGGGGTGAGTAATCTGATGGGCACTCGTGATGGACAATGTCAGGCGATAGAGCGAATAGTTTTCCGTGCTTAGCTGTTATTATCTTTCCGTTAATATTTATAGAGGTCTGGTCATTGAATGGCAGGACAAACATATATGAAGGATGGTTATGCATTGGTGTCATGGCATAAAAACACGGCCCTCCTATCGGCATGAAAATTCCAATATCTTCTCCAATGAAGGAATCAACATAGCGAAGCTGTTCTTTTGTGATTGTGCCTACGAGCTTGCGGATTTTTTCGAGGTCGCTCATTATTAAATAAATACTACCTTGTCAAGTCCCTGAAAATGCGCATCGCTGGTCACAACCTTGCATCCATCTTCAAGTGCAGTTGCATAAACAATGGCATCTGCCATTGGAAGGGAATACTGAAGGCTCAGGTCAGCAGCAAAAAGAGCTATACTTTCGCTTAACGGAATTACCGAAGTCCTGTTTATAAGGGATACTGCCAAAAGGGCTTCTTCTTCTGTCCTTTCCCTCTTTATCTTTTTATAAACTTCGTATAGCACAATGGTAGGAGTTTTTATTTTTGAAGGGTCTTTCAGATATTTTGCATATTTTTCTGCATGCTGGCCGTCTGTCAGAAATTCGATCCAACCCGAGGAATCGACGAGGAACATTATCGCTCTTCATCCTCCCGAATGTCTCCAGTATCCATCCCCTTGAGAAATCCGCGGAAAAACGACAGGGGTTTTTCAGGAATAAAGTATATCACGCCTCCCTTTGTAACAACGGTCATTTTCTGCCCGCTCTTAAGATGCAGCTTTTCCCTGACATCTTTGGGAATTACCACCTGATATTTCGGGGATATTGTAGTTGTCGCCAATTTGTTTGTCCTCCTTTTTTTATATCGATAAGATTATCGTAAAACAAATTAGGTCCTTTGTCAATAAGACAAAATTTTTGTCGCCTCAACAGAAATGACCATAATTAGCAACCTATTTTTTAATATTTAACACTACTCTTTGGTGGGCCGGAAGCCTTTTCGCGCCTTCCCTGAGTGTAAGGCCTGATGCCCTATCTTTTATTTTCATGAGGAAATTAAAAGCTTCATCAGGATCTGCCTTTGACATCTCCCTTATGCCCCACCCAATCGCCTTTCTGATAAAAAATTCCTTCTCTGAAACCATCCTCTCCGCGAAATCAAAGAAAAGCTTTTTATCGCCTTCGTTCTTTCTGAAAAGGAGAATCTGTGAGATCAGAGAGGCCCTCCTCATCCAGAAAATTTCAGACTTGCTCCATCTTTTAAGATACTCAAATGCCTTTTTGTCCTTCTCCAGAACTACACTGACAATATGTATGGATATATCATCTACAAGATCCCAGCCTCTGGACTGTTCAAGCATTCGCTCAAGCAACGGCATTACTGTCAAGTCGAGATATTCAGGATGGTATTGCAGGATTCTTAAGCCGAGTCGCTTTTCATCGTGGTATTCCGAACTCCAAAGCCTTTCTGCCAGTTCAAAGACAAGTTCCCGTCCTGCATCTTTATTAGTCCGCCTGAACTCTTTGGCCAATTTATCGGCAAAGGGCAGTGAGGTGCCGAAAAATTTGAATGGGCTTTTAAGGTAGCGCTTTTCCTGTATTGCCCGTTCCGAATTGAAATTGGCCTCCATGCGCTTACGGAAGGCATCGAGATGTTTTTTGATATCTCCCTGCAATTTCTTCATAGCTTTATTCCCTTTCCAGAGCAATCTGTAATTATACCGTGTCTTCTGAGCTTGTGGCTACTCAATCGGCACACAAATCTCCGTCCTCAGATTCTCAGGTTTGGTGCGTCTGGGGTCACGGTTGAGATATATCTCAAAACAGGGTACGTTGCGGAGTTTCTCGCCAAATTCGTGTAGCCATTGGATGGCATGGTATAAGCTTAGCATGGGCTAACCTGCTATGCTACTCCTTTAAAAACTCTAATCCTTCCATAAATCCATCTTCATTGATCGTGGCAATTGCGTAGTGGAAAGAGCTGTTAAAGGCATCATTAAAGAGACGGCGGATATGATTCCATTTTACATCATTAAATTCCATAGTAGTAGAACCTCCTTGGATATTTTAGGTATTCATAATTTTAGCAGGTTAAGATAAAAACTGCCCTGCACATGGCTTCACTCCTTTAAAGACTCGATTAACAGTTCACTCAGCTTTTCCGGCTGGTCTTCCTGAATAAAATGACCACAGTTAGGGACAGCAGTAAGACGAGCATTTAGTAAATCTTTCTGTAAACGGCGATTTTCCTCACCGAGATGAGGAAGCACCCAGTCATCTTCTCCATAAATAATATGGACAGGAACTTTTATAGTGTGGAGTGCGCGTATTATTTCTTCAAGCTCGTCAAGTTCAAGTCCGACATAGGTCTTTTCAAGAATCTGTCGCCCTTTATCGCCTGCAAATGGAACCTGATAATCCTTGATCACATCTTTTGTCATTACTTTCTTGTTTTTTACACCCTTTGTCATAACCATGTATATTCCAGGCCATAGAGTAAATATCAACTTCCTAACCCCGGCAGTACGTATCCCCAATAGAAGGAACTTTAGCAAGATAGGGGTTTTGGGGTATGGAACAGTCATTAAGAGTCTTCTAAACAGAGAAATCTTGTATGTATAAAAAAGTTTGCAGCAACCGTCGGGATAAAAAAGGGAGTTCAAAATTACTATTTTCTCTATTTTGACCGGATTCCGAATGGCCCAGAGCAATCCAATCGGTACGCCCACATCATGGAGCACTATGGAAACTTTACCTATATTTAGCTTATTCAAAAAATCACGAAGAATCGCTGAGTGATAGTTGTGAGTATAAGAAGCATCCAATGGCTTGTCTGATTTGCCAAAACCGGGCAGATCAGGCGCAATAACCTTCACTGTCCTTGCAAGAGGAGGAATAATCTTACGCCACAAATATGAGGATGTCGGCCAGCCATGCAGAAGCACTACAGGTTTTCCCTCCCCAGCAGTTAGATGATGAATGTTCAGACCATTTACCTGAACAAAATTGCTATGAATCGAGTGGTTCGTTGTCGCCATAAAATCAGCCTCCATTCAACCTGCCCTCTCACCTTCCTTCTTCTTTGATTTTAAATCATCAATCCAGCGTCTAAATTCTAATCTTGCATTTCTGACATCTTTTGGTTTCGATGGCTGCGGGTTGCTTATTACTAAAAATAGCATCGTTTAATACCCTTTACATCACTTTTTGCTGCATGGAAGAGACTAATTCCAGTTCTCTATCTTCAAATCTTTAATTCTTTTAAAATGCTCAGTATTATTTGTTACAAGGGTTGCATTATTTGAAATGGCTATGCTTGCAATAAGAAGGTCTGCGTCATCCAGTATCTGTCCTTTGCCTTCTAATTCTGATTTTATTTTCCCGTAGATATATGAAGTGCCTTCTTTGGTATGAAGCGTTCGAATCTTTTTCTTTAAATCCTCAACTACTGCCAGATTTTTCTCTTTCTTAGTAGATTTAAATGCGCCATAGAAGAGTTCACATTCAGTTATAACAGTGATAAAAACATTCTCCAATCCACCACTGATTATGTTCCTTTCAATATTCTCATTGCCCTTTAGCCAGTAAATACATATGTCGGTATCAAGTATGTATCTACCCATCTTCTTAATTTCTCTTTTTTGCAAACCATCTTCTGCGGCTTTTAATGTCTTTTATAATTTCATCAGCCGTTCTCGCATCGTCCCAGCTTCCGCAGAGGCCTGTCTTTTTTTTAGTAGACACCTGTTTCTCTGGCACATGCAGGTATTCATCAATAAGCCTCGTGACAATATCCTTTAGTGTTTTATGGTTGGTGGCAGCCTTCTTTTTAAGTTCTCCGTGTATTTCGTCTGGTAACTCTACGATTAATTTTCCCATCTTTCGTATCCTTTAGAAAGATGATAAGCAATATTTAAATATTTGTCAATATCATTCTCTAATTCACTCCTCAATAGCCCCTCCCAATACTCTGCGGAGTGGAAAGTTCAGAGAAGGCGCTGCTTATGTCCCGATTGTCCATAAAGCCCTCCTGTTTGTAGGTGTATGATACAGGAGTTTAAGCGCTAAGGCAAGAATTAAATAAATATTACAATGTAGGAAAAATCTGGCTGTGTGTATTTATCCGGGGATACCTCTGCTCAAAACTTAATTAATCCAAGGCTTATTTCAATAGCTTTGTCCACCTTCTTTATGCTTTCAGAGGAAATTGTTCCGAGTCTTTTGCCTAATCTTTTCTTATCAATTGTTCTAATCTGGTTCAGAAGAACAGTGGAGTCTTTTTGTAATCCTCCCTCTCCTGCCTTTAAAAAGACCTCGTAAGGAAAAGCCTCTCTCTCAGTAGATGTAATAGCTGCTACAATAGTTGCTTGAGAGTGCATATTTCCAACATCGTTCTGAATAATAAGTGCTGGACGAGTCTTTTTAATCTCCACGCCCATAGTAGGATCAAAATTTACATAATAAACCTCACCTCTTTTTGGGAAGACCACCTGATTTCCTCCTGTAAGGTTTAGTTTTTGGCTCTTTAACTCCTATAAACTTCCCAGCCTCTTCTTCCAGTGGACGCCACTCCTCTGCAATTGCGGCATCTATACCTGCATTCGCTTTGTAACCCTTAATCATTTCCTCACGCAGTCTCCTTTTCTTTTCATCTTCAAGCTTTTCCTCTAAAGCCCTAACAATATATTCGCTCCGTTTCCGTTCAGGCACTAAATTTTGCAGATCTTTAAGTATTGAATCAGGGATTGAAATACCGATTCTTTTGATTGCTGTAAAAGACATAATTAAACCTCACGCCCTATTATTATCCAATTATATGCATAATTATAACACATAATATTAGTATGTCAAATAGTATGTATTATTCATTAACTGCTGGCTATGATAATACCTTCTATTTTAAGTCCGCCTTCGGTCTAACCATGACATCCCCTTTTAAAGAATTTAACAACTTAATTTTAGGTTATCTATACCTTTAATTTATCATCAAATAGCTCCGTTTGAGAGTTATCGGGTGGATACTATTTTGCATCAATAAATAGCAATAAGTGCAGCCAGGCTGGCAATATGAGCGATAATAATATTGCCATAAATTTATGGCTCCATAACCAATAATAATCTTCCTTGCAGGATACCCTTTATTTCATTGCTCTGTTCTTCTATTTTAGTGCGCCTTTCATCGGGTTCAAACATCATAAATTGAGTTTCTTCATCGAGTCTCTTGCAGAGGTTTAAAAATCCTTCAGCATCGCCTTCTTTTATTTCCCTAATTATAACCTGCATAAAATGCTACTCAGGTTGTTTGTATCCGCAAGGCTAAAGCCCTGCCCTACATTGTTTTTGTTGAACAGCATTAGGAAATTTTACCAACATCTGATAATGAAATATGAGCAGAATGTACGATTCTCTCACCTACGCGTTTATTTATTCTTAGAAAAAGCGAGGGGAATCTTCGGAATCTGAATTCTATATATTTGAATAAAAGACCCTTTTTGTTAGTGATAGAAATATCGTTCCAGGGGATGAAGAGTGGAGGATGACCGAATCGGAATATAAAAAATATGGAGAGATAAAGTCCCCTTTCATTTGAGCCTATGGTCAGACAGTTATTGTAAGACATCATCCACCGCATTCCTGCACTCTGGAATCTCCATCTGTTACCGTTAAATGGATCTGTGTAACGATAAATCTCAGCAAGGGAACCCCATCCGCTCACCCGTGATATTACAATCGAAATCATAATCCACATCCCAATGAAAATGAGAAGGAAATATTCTGGCCTTAAGATGATTTTATCCATATTTTGGTTGTATCAAAACTTTAAAAGATACTTTTCAAAGTCCTTTACCCTCGGAGATTTCTTCCCCTTTAATTGTCAATCAAAGATTGATTTCTATGCTATAACAGAACTCCTTTCGCAACCTCCATAACATTTCCACCTACATACACATCTATCTTATGACCCTTTCTCATCACCTCTAAATGCAGTAATGACGGCCTTCCTATTTCGTATCCCTGCTCAACCCTTATGTTAATAAGGTCATTCCCGAAATAACGATGTTTCACAAGATACCCTGCAAGGCATCCGTTTGCGCTTCCTGTTGCAGGGTCTTCATCAATCCCATAATAGGGCGCAAACATGCGGGAATTAAGGTGATTCTCTTTTTTGTATGTTTCCGGGCAGAAAATGAAAATAGCCTTCGCATCAGTATCTTTAATCAGGTCAAAATATTTTTCTTTATCTATTCGCGCTTTCTTGACGGAATTCAATGTTTTCAAAGGCACTATGATAAAAGGCAGTCCTGTAGAAACCTCTTCTATCGGAAATCTGGAATCAATTTCAGAATTGTTGAGTTTTAAGACTGATGCAAGTTTTTCAGCATCGAACACTTTTCCAAAGGTCGGCTCAATTTGTTTCATTGTCAGCTTTTCGATTCTTTCATCTTTGTAATCAAGCGTTACCGGTATCTGTCCTGCCTTTAAATTAAGGATTATGGTATCAACAGGCTTTTTTATTATTTCCTTTTGTATAACATAAGCGGTTCCCAATGTCGGATGCCCTGCAAAGGGGACTTCTCTTTCTGGCGTGAATATGCGGACATTGTATCCGCTGTTTACTGGCTTGTCAGATAGGGTAAATGTTGTTTCCGAGAAGTTAAATTCTCTGGCAATTTTCTGCATTTCTGCATCAGAAATATGGTTTTCAACTATCACCACTGCAAGCTGATTGCCTGCATATTTTTCTTTGGCAAAGACATCAAGGATGTAAAAAGTATTATTAACCGCCATCTCTATAATCATCTTGCTGGTGAATTTTTATATCTGATTCCTGTCTTCTTATAATTTGTTATATATCCAATCAGGTACAACTTTAAGCAACCATGCTATGAGGCGCCACCTCTTTGTAATATAAACATGTTTCTTTTTGTGTTTGATAGCCTTATATATTTGCCATGCAGCCTTTTCCGGAGAAGCTACCCAGAACAATTTTCCTCCTTTTGCCATAGATGTGTCGACATAACCAGGCTGTATATCTGTAACTATAATATTGGTCCCTAACTTAATTATTTTCTGCCGTATGCCTTCCAGATAATTTGACACAAAAGCCTTCGAAGCATTATATGCAGGGGCATCGCCATTTCCTCGAATCGCAGCAATAGATGATATACCCACAAGATGTCCTGAGCCCTGTTTTAGGAACTGTTTAATAGCGACATTTACCATGGCAGCAAAGCCAGAAACATTGACATCAATGGTTTCCTTCTCTTGTTCCCAATTAAGGTCAGGGTTCAGAAAGCCAACGCCTGAACTAATAACGGTCAGATCCATTCCACCCATTTCATTTATAAGGTCCTCCAGCAGATTCATTGCCTCTTTTGTCTTTGTGACATCAATGCGCTTGAAGTATGTTATGGAAGGAATCTCTTTTTGAAGTTCAGCTAATAACTCAACCCTTCTTCCTGCAAGGCCTACAATATAATTACTTTGGGACAGCACCTTTGCCAGTTCTTTTCCGATTCCTGAGGTGGCTCCTATAATGACAGCTTTTTTCATAAACCTTATTTTCGTTGCATATTCTTCACTGATGGCTTATAAAAACTCTCAATTTCTCCTCTTTTAATCGTCTCGTATATAATTCCTTTAACCTTAGGCCTATTATCGTCGGTCTTTCTTTCGATGAGTTTTGCGTTTATATCTTTTTATGAACCATCACCACTGCCCCTTCACGGCATTTGGATTTACAGACTCTATCGAGT
This window of the Nitrospirota bacterium genome carries:
- a CDS encoding alpha/beta fold hydrolase, translated to MATTNHSIHSNFVQVNGLNIHHLTAGEGKPVVLLHGWPTSSYLWRKIIPPLARTVKVIAPDLPGFGKSDKPLDASYTHNYHSAILRDFLNKLNIGKVSIVLHDVGVPIGLLWAIRNPVKIEKIVILNSLFYPDGCCKLFYTYKISLFRRLLMTVPYPKTPILLKFLLLGIRTAGVRKLIFTLWPGIYMVMTKGVKNKKVMTKDVIKDYQVPFAGDKGRQILEKTYVGLELDELEEIIRALHTIKVPVHIIYGEDDWVLPHLGEENRRLQKDLLNARLTAVPNCGHFIQEDQPEKLSELLIESLKE
- a CDS encoding helix-turn-helix transcriptional regulator translates to MSDLEKIRKLVGTITKEQLRYVDSFIGEDIGIFMPIGGPCFYAMTPMHNHPSYMFVLPFNDQTSININGKIITAKHGKLFALSPDIVHHECPSDYSPRYIAIFVDKGFFEKQLSQYPIKQGIVFHGESYDVAPNLLPLLKRFMIEADNKMSGSEAVLHGLSLEICHTVIRSIFNFIPDNDRISSRIEIDRVVEYLHSNLDKKITVEVMAKIAYMSPSHFARIFKQEIGTSPVDYLNQIRMEMAKKLLLAGDKSITEIALKCGFNSSSYLSACFYKRYKITPSEYQNSLKNGSISKNHSRILKV
- a CDS encoding PhzF family phenazine biosynthesis protein, with translation MAVNNTFYILDVFAKEKYAGNQLAVVIVENHISDAEMQKIAREFNFSETTFTLSDKPVNSGYNVRIFTPEREVPFAGHPTLGTAYVIQKEIIKKPVDTIILNLKAGQIPVTLDYKDERIEKLTMKQIEPTFGKVFDAEKLASVLKLNNSEIDSRFPIEEVSTGLPFIIVPLKTLNSVKKARIDKEKYFDLIKDTDAKAIFIFCPETYKKENHLNSRMFAPYYGIDEDPATGSANGCLAGYLVKHRYFGNDLINIRVEQGYEIGRPSLLHLEVMRKGHKIDVYVGGNVMEVAKGVLL
- a CDS encoding CopG family transcriptional regulator, producing MSFTAIKRIGISIPDSILKDLQNLVPERKRSEYIVRALEEKLEDEKKRRLREEMIKGYKANAGIDAAIAEEWRPLEEEAGKFIGVKEPKTKPYRRKSGGLPKKR
- a CDS encoding AbrB/MazE/SpoVT family DNA-binding domain-containing protein, producing the protein MATTTISPKYQVVIPKDVREKLHLKSGQKMTVVTKGGVIYFIPEKPLSFFRGFLKGMDTGDIREDEER
- a CDS encoding type II toxin-antitoxin system VapC family toxin; amino-acid sequence: MFLVDSSGWIEFLTDGQHAEKYAKYLKDPSKIKTPTIVLYEVYKKIKRERTEEEALLAVSLINRTSVIPLSESIALFAADLSLQYSLPMADAIVYATALEDGCKVVTSDAHFQGLDKVVFI
- a CDS encoding type II toxin-antitoxin system PemK/MazF family toxin — translated: MGVEIKKTRPALIIQNDVGNMHSQATIVAAITSTEREAFPYEVFLKAGEGGLQKDSTVLLNQIRTIDKKRLGKRLGTISSESIKKVDKAIEISLGLIKF
- a CDS encoding type II toxin-antitoxin system VapC family toxin, which produces MGRYILDTDICIYWLKGNENIERNIISGGLENVFITVITECELFYGAFKSTKKEKNLAVVEDLKKKIRTLHTKEGTSYIYGKIKSELEGKGQILDDADLLIASIAISNNATLVTNNTEHFKRIKDLKIENWN
- a CDS encoding SDR family NAD(P)-dependent oxidoreductase, which encodes MKKAVIIGATSGIGKELAKVLSQSNYIVGLAGRRVELLAELQKEIPSITYFKRIDVTKTKEAMNLLEDLINEMGGMDLTVISSGVGFLNPDLNWEQEKETIDVNVSGFAAMVNVAIKQFLKQGSGHLVGISSIAAIRGNGDAPAYNASKAFVSNYLEGIRQKIIKLGTNIIVTDIQPGYVDTSMAKGGKLFWVASPEKAAWQIYKAIKHKKKHVYITKRWRLIAWLLKVVPDWIYNKL
- a CDS encoding DNA alkylation repair protein — protein: MKKLQGDIKKHLDAFRKRMEANFNSERAIQEKRYLKSPFKFFGTSLPFADKLAKEFRRTNKDAGRELVFELAERLWSSEYHDEKRLGLRILQYHPEYLDLTVMPLLERMLEQSRGWDLVDDISIHIVSVVLEKDKKAFEYLKRWSKSEIFWMRRASLISQILLFRKNEGDKKLFFDFAERMVSEKEFFIRKAIGWGIREMSKADPDEAFNFLMKIKDRASGLTLREGAKRLPAHQRVVLNIKK